A genomic segment from Salvia splendens isolate huo1 chromosome 13, SspV2, whole genome shotgun sequence encodes:
- the LOC121761995 gene encoding KH domain-containing protein HEN4-like codes for MSAQVTPAKRPLDQSPTDGSGRRKWQKSAALGSGVAPFNATPSKVIRVLCPASKIGGMIGKGGSNISQIRQETGAKVRVEETVPGCDERVIIIVALDKAKEMTSEQVKDENEETKIPESDENREEDGEGNKEQDGPVDDSKSDKDKENSAVQKALLVVFDKMVDVFAETKEGEEESKKPSSSVVRLLVFSGQVGCLLGKAGSVIKQMSSESGAQIRILPKDKLPSCASSSDELVQISGTLDAIKKALLSVSQQLLEHIPKHQDPFPVKPSHSFDTPRQDRFPPPNRPFHGHGAPYPSGFHDGDNGIPGRMNFPPEVITYRVLCNEEKVGGVIGKGGSIVKALQHESGCDIKVLEGTGDAEDRIIIISGPAHLDDGISPPQDAVLRVQARIFRSAPESKDNTMLAKLLVSSHQIGCLLGKGGSVIAEMRKSTGAYIRILGKDQVPKNASENEEVVQVSGDFEVVQEALMQITTRLKNHFFRDAFPPMVHHPNPAFMEQMPPFPSYVGRREFSPPGTFSNRGPPFNNFDGPGGRPPVGGFHPHDDRPHFAHDFPRSGIPPHMSERMPPGAPWGTQGPMEGPGAMGFPDYPGGPQRRLGGFAGGNQPVITSTTVEVVVPRFVIPAIYGEEGGCLRQIREISDAKVTITDPKPGASETVIIISGTPEQTNAAQSLIQAFVICETEAA; via the exons ATGTCGGCTCAAGTTACACCTGCTAAGAGGCCACTAGACCAAAGTCCTACAGATGGAAGTGGTAGAAGGAAGTGGCAAAAATCAGCAGCTTTGGGTTCTGGTGTTGCACCATTTAATGCAACACCTAGCAAGGTTATACGAGTACTTTGCCCAGCTTCCAAAATTGGTGGCATGATTGGAAAAGGTGGCAGCAACATATCTCAAATACGCCAAGAGACTGGAGCAAAAGTCCGCGTTGAGGAAACAGTCCCTGGTTGTGATGAAAGAGTCATAATTATAGTAGCTCTAGATAAAGCTAAGGAAATGACGAGTGAGCAGGTTAAGGATGAAAACGAGGAGACGAAAATCCCTGAGTCCGATGAGAACCGTGAAGAAGATGGGGAAGGAAACAAAGAGCAGGATGGTCCAGTTGATGACTCTAAATCAGATAAGGACAAAGAAAATTCAGCTGTTCAGAAAGCTTTGCTAGTTGTGTTTGATAAAATGGTTGATGTGTTTGCTGAGACTaaggaaggagaagaagaaagtaaaaaaCCATCTTCATCTGTTGTTAGGCTACTTGTCTTCTCTGGTCAAGTAGGCTGTTTGTTAGGAAAAGCTGGCAGTGTGATAAAACAAATGTCATCTGAAAGTGGAGCGCAGATACGAATTCTTCCAAAGGATAAACTGCCTTCTTGTGCATCTTCTTCTGATGAATTGGTTCAG ATATCTGGTACTCTTGATGCCATCAAGAAAGCTCTTCTTTCTGTTTCCCAACAGCTGCTTGAGCATATTCCTAAGCATCAGGATCCTTTTCCGGTCAAGCCATCTCATTCCTTTGATACTCCTAGGCAGGATAGGTTCCCACCTCCGAATCGTCCATTCCATGGACATGGAGCACCCTATCCATCTGGATTTCATGATGGTGACAATGGCATTCCTGGTAGAATGAATTTTCCTCCTGAAGTTATAACTTACCGGGTACTGTGTAATGAGGAAAAGGTGGGTGGTGTAATTGGAAAGGGAGGTTCTATCGTCAAAGCTCTTCAACATGAATCTGGCTGTGATATCAAGGTTCTAGAGGGTACAGGTGACGCGGAAGATCGCATAATTATCATATCTGGTCCTGCT CACCTGGATGATGGAATATCTCCCCCACAAGATGCGGTGCTTCGAGTGCAAGCAAGAATATTTAGGTCTGCTCCTGAAAGCAAGGATAACACCATGCTTGCGAAACTCCTTGTCTCATCTCATCAAATCGGATGTCTTCTTGGTAAGGGTGGTTCAGTCATTGCTGAAATGAGAAAGTCAACCGGAGCTTACATCCGTATTCTTGGTAAAGACCAGGTTCCAAAGAATGCTTCAGAAAATGAGGAAGTTGTTCAG GTGAGTGGAGACTTTGAAGTAGTTCAAGAGGCTCTTATGCAGATAACAACAAGGTTGAAGAACCATTTCTTTCGTGATGCATTTCCACCTATGGTTCACCATCCAAACCCAGCATTTATGGAGCAAATGCCCCCGTTTCCCTCATACGTGGGAAGAAGAGAGTTTTCGCCTCCCGGAACATTCTCTAATCGAGGTCCACCATTTAACAATTTTGATGGTCCTGGGGGCCGTCCTCCAGTTGGTGGCTTCCATCCACATGATGATCGCCCTCATTTTGCTCATGATTTTCCAAGGTCAGGGATCCCTCCTCATATGTCTGAAAGAATGCCTCCTGGAGCACCATGGGGAACCCAG GGACCAATGGAAGGACCTGGTGCTATGGGATTTCCAGACTATCCAGGTGGTCCTCAAAGAAGACTTGGTGGATTTGCAGG TGGAAATCAACCTGTTATCACAAGCACAACTGTTGAGGTTGTTGTTCCTCGCTTTGTTATTCCTGCTATTTATGGAGAGGAAGGTGGGTGCCTTAGACAAATTCGCGAG ATTTCAGACGCAAAAGTTACCATCACCGATCCTAAACCTGGGGCATCAGAAACCGTGATCATAATTTCTGGGACTCCCGAGCAGACCAATGCTGCACAGAGTCTAATTCAAGCATTTGTAATTTGCGAGACTGAAGCAGCCTGA
- the LOC121761996 gene encoding amino acid permease 6-like — translation MANELEKNSMYIENGEANKNFDDDGRQRRTGTVVTASAHIITAVIGSGVLSLAWAIAQLGWVAGPAVLMAFSFITYLTSTFLADSYRHDGRRNYTYMDVVRSHLGGYKVQLCGLAQYGNLVGVTIGYTITVSISMVAVKRSNCFHKEGHNAECSISNYPFMAIFAGIQLILSQIPNFHELSWLSIVAAVMSFAYSSIGLALSIAKLAGGGGHVETSLTGTRVGVDTSGSEKVWNSFQAIGDIAFAYAYSTVLIEIQDTLKSPPPENVVMKKASLIGVATTTLFYVLCGCLGYAAFGNNAPGNFLTVFGFYEPF, via the exons ATGGCAAACGAGCTCGAGAAGAACTCTATGTACATAGAAAATGGCGAAGCAAACAAGAATTTCGACGACGACGGCCGTCAACGAAGAACAG gaacGGTGGTGACGGCAAGCGCACACATAATAACGGCGGTGATAGGGTCGGGGGTGCTGTCGTTAGCGTGGGCGATAGCGCAGCTGGGATGGGTGGCCGGGCCGGCCGTGCTGATGGCGTTCTCATTCATCACCTACTTGACCTCCACCTTCCTCGCCGACTCGTACCGCCACGACGGCCGCCGCAACTACACCTACATGGACGTCGTCCGTTCTCACTTAG GTGGTTACAAAGTTCAGCTATGTGGACTGGCTCagtatgggaatcttgttgggGTCACCATTGGATACACAATTACTGTTTCCATTAGTATGGT GGCTGTGAAAAGGTCAAATTGTTTTCATAAGGAAGGACATAATGCAGAATGCTCAATATCAAACTACCCATTCATGGCTATATTTGCTGGAATTCAGCTGATTTTGAGCCAAATACCCAATTTCCATGAGCTTTCCTGGCTATCTATAGTTGCCGCCGTCATGTCCTTCGCTTACTCCTCCATCGGCCTCGCCCTCTCCATTGCCAAGCTTGCAG gtggtggaGGGCATGTGGAGACTAGCCTAACAGGGACGAGAGTAGGAGTGGACACAAGCGGCTCAGAAAAGGTGTGGAATAGCTTTCAAGCCATTGGAGACATTGCTTTTGCCTATGCTTATTCAACTGTCCTAATTGAAATCCAG GACACGCTGAAATCTCCACCACCGGAAAATGTGGTGATGAAGAAGGCTTCTTTAATAGGTGTGGCAACCACCACCCTATTCTACGTCCTCTGCGGCTGCCTCGGCTATGCCGCCTTCGGAAACAACGCTCCCGGCAACTTCCTTACTGTGTTTGGCTTCTACGAGCCCTTCTGA